AAAGTTGTGAAGAAGGAAGAGCCTGAAAATGCAAACCAATCTACAACTAGGATGGATGGCAATTGTAGTAGCGCTCCCCGAGATGGTGAAACTGATGGAATTAAAATTAATGGAGTGAATAGGGCACGGGCGTTTAAATTTAATGAACTGGTGGCCGCAACAGAAAATTTTAAAGCAGCCTACTTCTTGGGTGAAGGTGGCTTTGGCAAAGTATACAAAGGTTTTTTGGCAGATACTGGTCAGGTTAGCTCGACTTATTCTTGCTAGATTAATCAAAATTTGCTGCTTGAAGGAGATTACTGGCTTGTCTCTCTTGGTGTTTTGAAGCTTTCGTGCATTTGTTCTTTCTTGGTTCCCATAAGTGGTTGTATTTAAGGATAATTGGTTTGTTTGCTGAGgcctgcttttttttttctggaaGGTTGTAGCCATCAAACAACTCAACCCCGATGGATGTCAGGGAAACAGGGAATTCATTGTGGAAGTACTCACTCTAAGTATGGCTGACCACCCCAATCTTGTTAAATTAATTGGTTATTGTGTCGAGGGACATCATAGGGTGTTGGTCTATGAGTACATGCCTCTTGGTTCATTAGAAGACCATTTACATGGTATGCCGTACACTAAAGAATACCAATGAAAAGATTTGTGTTTTTGGATTTTCTTGCTTtccaacaaattttaattttcttggcCTTGATAAACGTATGTTGCAGACCCTTGGTCAGATAAAAAGCGCCTTGATTGGAACACCAGAATGATGATAGCTGCAGGTGCTGCAAGGGGCCTGGAGTATTTGCATGACAAAATGAAACCGCCTGTTATTTATCGTGACTTGAAGGGCTCTAATATTCTGCTTGGAGAGGGGTACCATCCAAAGTTATCTGATTTTGGCTTGGCTAAAGTGGGTCCTCTTGGAGACAAGACCCATGTCTCTACTAGAGTGATGGGCACATATGGATATTGTGCACCAGATTATGCTATGACTGGCCAACTGACATTCAAATCAGACATTTACAGCTTTGGAGTTGTTCTTTTGGAGATTATTACGGGCAGGAAAGCAATTGACAATACTAGATCTGCTGCAGAGCAAAACCTTGTTGCTTGGGTAAGCTGTCTTTGTCTTTCATCTGCGAAATGTGAATTTGTGTGGTTATGCTGTTATAACACATGACTTTTCCTTTATTACTCTTTATCAGACAAGACAGGGTTTGTCCACTCCTGTTCTTGTTTGCTTGTCTGCGGTTTATTTAAAAGAAGTTGAGCATCAGCCCCAAAATATTAAGGTAAAAAATAAAGTGGCCTAAGACATGTGTAAACCCCTTTTTATGCCTTTTATAGCGGACATATAAATTTTACCCTCCCGCATCTGTAATGTAACTCTGGATTTAATCAATGTGAACTTACTACTGTGAGAATGAGCTTGCTAGAGTTAAGCTCTGATATTATATTATGCTACAAAGTCTGAGCATCCAACCTTAAAACACAACGCAATGAATGTAGATTTTCAAACCCCTTTGAATGCCTTTTATACATAACAGTTTACAAGTTCTTAGGAGACGTGTTTTCTGCTTCATGCCTGAAAGAGTTGATGCTGACTTATCTGAGTCATCTTCTCATTTTTGGTCATATTGGAAGGTGTGGAGTGTGGGGTAGTCATGTACATATTGGTGGCCTTAGAAAGTAGAAACTGATGTCGTGCTGGCTGGGCTGTCCAGAATGGCCTATATTTAAGTATCCATGAGCAACTATAGAATGTTACTTTTACTAAGAAGCCAATTCTACCAATATTTTTCCGATGTGAAGGTCAAGGTCTACATTTTCCCCGTATCCTTTTTACATGGCCATATGCAGCCTCGCTTAAGTATCTTGTATTGGTAATCAGGTCGCGTTGTTGCATTCGTGCCTTAAACATCATAGTTTAGAGTTTTTAGTTCAGAATGTTGATAAATGACTGGAAAATTATATTGTAACGCAGACTCATCTAGAAATGTAAGAAAGAAAATACAGAAGTGATCACATCACTACTAGCTGGTATATCAGATGAAGTCCTTTGATTTGTATGCTATGTtagttcattcattcattactGAAAATAAGCTTTACGTAGCTATAACTTGAATCTCTTTTGGGTAAAGACAGATGTATGCTTCAAAAATCTAGTCGATCAATAAACACATCTTAAGTTGAGCACCATGTGCTGAGACTTGTGAGGAGACTCTTATTTTCATTGTGTTCAAAAACTATGTACATACTTCCTCTATTTGTCGAGAACTCAATCATTTCATTCCAATTGCCGCTATTGGAATTATAAGAGTAATATTGCTTATATGTAACCTCATTTACATATGTCAATTTGGCATATGGAGGAATGAGCCCCAAAACCTGATCTGTTTATTATAAATAGCATGTGACTGGACCTTGTTGATATCTCCTCGGCCTCTCAGGGAAGAGTGGAACGGGTAGACATAAATACGAACTATAATATTTGAAAGTcctacttcttttttttatctcaatGATTGCATGAATCTTCTTATACTTCATCTAACATGATAACTCTACTTCTACAGGCGCGACCATTGTTCAAAGACCGGAAGAAATTCCACCAGATGGCAGATCCCGCACTAGAAGGTCATTATCCTGTGAGGGGTTTATACCAAGCTCTTGCAATTGCTGCAATGTGTGTCCAGGAGCAACCTAATATGCGGCCTCTCATTGCTGATATTGTCACTGCTCTCAACTACCTTGCCTCCCAAAAGTATGACCCCGAAGCCCAGCCTCCCCAAGGACCGCGTAAAAATTCTTCTTCTAGAAAATCAAGATCAATAGATGACCAAAAGAGCCCCATCAAAATTGAAGGTCATAA
The DNA window shown above is from Solanum lycopersicum chromosome 11, SLM_r2.1 and carries:
- the LOC101254270 gene encoding probable serine/threonine-protein kinase PBL7 isoform X1 codes for the protein MGCFPCSGDPSMKKREKKRIQANNQYKRDDQPKPKSDTPKVSENKVVKKEEPENANQSTTRMDGNCSSAPRDGETDGIKINGVNRARAFKFNELVAATENFKAAYFLGEGGFGKVYKGFLADTGQVVAIKQLNPDGCQGNREFIVEVLTLSMADHPNLVKLIGYCVEGHHRVLVYEYMPLGSLEDHLHDPWSDKKRLDWNTRMMIAAGAARGLEYLHDKMKPPVIYRDLKGSNILLGEGYHPKLSDFGLAKVGPLGDKTHVSTRVMGTYGYCAPDYAMTGQLTFKSDIYSFGVVLLEIITGRKAIDNTRSAAEQNLVAWARPLFKDRKKFHQMADPALEGHYPVRGLYQALAIAAMCVQEQPNMRPLIADIVTALNYLASQKYDPEAQPPQGPRKNSSSRKSRSIDDQKSPIKIEGHNRTRSIDGQKSPVNIEGHNRTRSIDDKKSPVIIEGHNRTRSIDYQKSPINVEGHNRRNSEGLN
- the LOC101254270 gene encoding probable serine/threonine-protein kinase PBL7 isoform X2: MDGNCSSAPRDGETDGIKINGVNRARAFKFNELVAATENFKAAYFLGEGGFGKVYKGFLADTGQVVAIKQLNPDGCQGNREFIVEVLTLSMADHPNLVKLIGYCVEGHHRVLVYEYMPLGSLEDHLHDPWSDKKRLDWNTRMMIAAGAARGLEYLHDKMKPPVIYRDLKGSNILLGEGYHPKLSDFGLAKVGPLGDKTHVSTRVMGTYGYCAPDYAMTGQLTFKSDIYSFGVVLLEIITGRKAIDNTRSAAEQNLVAWARPLFKDRKKFHQMADPALEGHYPVRGLYQALAIAAMCVQEQPNMRPLIADIVTALNYLASQKYDPEAQPPQGPRKNSSSRKSRSIDDQKSPIKIEGHNRTRSIDGQKSPVNIEGHNRTRSIDDKKSPVIIEGHNRTRSIDYQKSPINVEGHNRRNSEGLN